In Synechococcus sp. KORDI-100, a single window of DNA contains:
- a CDS encoding thiol-disulfide oxidoreductase DCC family protein: MVTPDLTLLYDGGCPLCVREVRFLRSRDRDQRLAFVDIDASDYDPMAHGGIGYRQAMGRIHAIDGSGAVLRDVAVFREAYRLIGLGWIYRPTRLPLIAPLVDAVYGLWADRRLQITGRPDLDTLCRDRQQCKTVENSSP; the protein is encoded by the coding sequence ATGGTTACTCCGGATCTCACCCTGCTGTACGACGGTGGCTGCCCGCTGTGCGTTCGGGAGGTTCGTTTTCTCCGATCCCGTGATCGCGATCAACGACTCGCGTTTGTGGATATCGACGCCTCGGATTACGACCCGATGGCCCATGGCGGCATCGGCTATCGGCAAGCCATGGGCAGGATTCATGCCATCGATGGGTCCGGCGCCGTGCTCCGCGACGTTGCTGTTTTTCGAGAGGCCTATCGATTGATCGGTCTTGGCTGGATTTATCGCCCGACGCGCCTGCCGTTGATCGCTCCGCTGGTTGATGCGGTGTATGGACTCTGGGCTGATCGGAGGCTCCAGATCACAGGGCGCCCGGATCTCGACACGCTCTGCCGGGATCGCCAGCAATGCAAGACCGTGGAGAACAGCTCCCCTTGA
- a CDS encoding DUF6561 domain-containing protein gives MPGPVVNGVRHSASLAETDSTPSSRDDFLPLMAEGSIRLLLLTSGDLLMARLRNTTDRDGDPAYQLIRPRRVVLNDSQADGQTANWTLEPYLVGLTRQRNVVLFKTALASVLEPDARLVQAYSEMTAQECPLEETPVERLKRAFQEFTDSFEVETSKG, from the coding sequence ATGCCGGGTCCAGTTGTCAATGGAGTCCGTCATTCCGCCTCACTGGCTGAGACGGATTCAACCCCATCGTCGCGGGACGATTTTCTCCCCTTGATGGCCGAGGGCAGCATCCGCCTGCTGCTATTAACCAGTGGTGATCTGTTGATGGCTCGCCTGAGGAACACCACGGATCGCGACGGTGATCCTGCCTATCAGCTCATCCGTCCACGTCGTGTGGTGTTGAACGACTCTCAGGCTGATGGGCAGACAGCCAACTGGACTCTTGAGCCCTATCTGGTTGGACTCACCAGACAACGCAATGTGGTGTTGTTCAAAACGGCCCTTGCGTCGGTTCTTGAGCCTGATGCCAGGCTCGTGCAGGCGTATTCGGAGATGACGGCGCAGGAATGTCCTCTTGAGGAGACACCTGTGGAACGTCTGAAGCGCGCTTTCCAGGAGTTCACCGACAGCTTTGAGGTGGAAACGTCAAAGGGATGA
- a CDS encoding carboxypeptidase M32, which yields MKAASSAWDRLGSYLRETQLLGSIQSALYWDQNTRMPSGGSVWRGEQLSLLATQLHARQSADHYAELIHAARQEWTDSSETEATSDRGRNLDLLEQDLRRQRALDPALVAALAMAKSEGYNLWQQARRSSDFSLFAPALERMIKLRQDQAAQLAEPRSCWETLAQPFEPDLTLPRLRDLLAPLRRRLPELVALATSSPRPRRLGWDLSENGQHRLCQELLTSWGQDPAISCVAQSPHPFSITLGPSDYRLTTRIVKGQPLSCFLATAHEWGHSLYEQGLPNQTHQWFAWPLGQATSMAVHESQSLFWENRVARSFAFAKQWWGRFSEQGAPFKSADDFWRDLNPLAPGLNRVEADELSYGLHIMIRTDLEIALLEEGLPVEDLPREWGDRYQQLLGVSPGDDAEGCLQDVHWSEGLFGYFPSYLLGHLISAQLSEAMTAEIGAPEQHIESGDVQLLLDWLRTRVHSVGRALNAEGLVRQVSGHPLSSEPFLRYLESKLEALSTNTASPLA from the coding sequence ATGAAAGCCGCGTCTTCGGCTTGGGATCGCCTGGGGTCGTATCTCAGGGAAACGCAGCTTCTCGGTTCGATCCAGAGCGCCCTCTACTGGGACCAGAACACCCGGATGCCAAGTGGCGGATCGGTGTGGAGAGGTGAACAGCTGTCACTTTTGGCCACCCAGCTCCATGCCCGTCAAAGCGCAGACCATTACGCGGAGTTGATTCACGCTGCCCGGCAGGAGTGGACGGACTCCTCAGAGACGGAGGCCACCAGCGATCGCGGCCGAAATCTTGATCTTCTGGAGCAGGATCTGCGCAGGCAGCGGGCCCTTGACCCTGCGCTGGTCGCAGCCTTGGCGATGGCCAAGTCGGAGGGGTACAACCTCTGGCAGCAGGCTCGCCGATCCTCTGATTTCTCCCTGTTTGCTCCGGCATTGGAGCGGATGATCAAGCTGCGCCAGGACCAGGCAGCTCAGCTGGCGGAGCCACGCAGTTGCTGGGAAACATTGGCGCAACCGTTCGAGCCTGATCTGACCCTGCCGAGACTCAGGGACCTGTTGGCTCCGTTGCGACGTCGTCTGCCGGAGCTGGTCGCCTTGGCAACGAGTTCCCCGCGTCCCCGCAGGCTTGGCTGGGATTTGTCCGAGAACGGCCAACACAGACTGTGCCAGGAGCTGTTGACCTCATGGGGACAGGATCCGGCCATCAGTTGCGTGGCCCAGTCCCCCCATCCGTTTTCGATCACGCTCGGGCCCTCCGACTACCGACTCACCACCAGAATCGTGAAGGGGCAACCCCTCTCCTGTTTTCTGGCGACAGCCCATGAGTGGGGCCACTCCCTTTATGAACAGGGGCTGCCGAATCAGACCCATCAGTGGTTTGCCTGGCCGCTTGGACAGGCCACATCAATGGCGGTTCATGAAAGCCAGTCGCTCTTCTGGGAAAACCGAGTGGCGCGCAGTTTTGCCTTTGCCAAGCAGTGGTGGGGCCGATTCTCAGAACAGGGAGCGCCCTTCAAAAGTGCCGATGATTTCTGGCGAGACCTCAATCCCCTGGCGCCGGGTCTCAACCGCGTTGAAGCGGATGAGCTGAGTTATGGCCTCCACATCATGATTCGCACGGATCTTGAGATCGCCCTGCTTGAGGAGGGCTTGCCTGTGGAGGATCTGCCCCGTGAATGGGGGGATCGCTACCAGCAGCTGCTGGGTGTGTCCCCTGGCGACGACGCCGAGGGCTGTCTTCAGGATGTGCATTGGTCCGAGGGACTGTTTGGCTACTTCCCCTCGTATCTGCTGGGACATCTCATCAGTGCTCAATTGAGTGAAGCGATGACTGCGGAGATCGGTGCCCCGGAGCAGCACATCGAATCGGGTGATGTTCAGCTCCTGCTGGACTGGTTGAGAACGCGAGTCCATTCCGTCGGACGGGCTCTCAATGCGGAGGGGCTGGTCCGGCAGGTGAGTGGTCATCCCCTCAGCAGTGAACCCTTCCTGCGCTACCTCGAGTCGAAGCTGGAGGCCCTCTCAACCAACACCGCATCGCCCCTGGCCTGA
- a CDS encoding inorganic diphosphatase, which produces MANLEQAPSRSMPNLLHVLPAFADEAELRLNTIVELNSNTINKYELITETGHLKLDRVGYSSLAYPFAYGCIPRTWDEDGDPLDIEIVNVTEPLVPGSIVEARIIGVMTFDDGGEVDDKVIAVLADDKRVDHIKSFEDLGEHWKKETTYYWEHYKDLKKPGTCTVNGFFGPDKAVEIIKSCEARYLKEIDPILVD; this is translated from the coding sequence ATGGCCAATCTCGAGCAGGCTCCCAGCCGCAGCATGCCCAACCTGCTGCACGTGCTTCCGGCCTTCGCTGATGAAGCGGAGCTTCGTCTCAACACGATTGTGGAGCTCAACTCCAACACCATCAACAAGTACGAGCTGATCACCGAAACCGGTCATCTCAAACTGGATCGGGTTGGCTACTCATCCCTGGCTTATCCCTTTGCCTACGGATGCATCCCTCGCACCTGGGACGAGGACGGTGATCCCCTCGACATCGAGATCGTCAATGTGACCGAGCCCCTCGTCCCTGGATCGATTGTTGAAGCGCGCATCATCGGTGTGATGACCTTCGACGATGGCGGTGAGGTGGACGACAAGGTGATCGCTGTTCTGGCGGACGACAAGCGTGTCGATCACATCAAGAGCTTCGAAGATCTCGGCGAGCACTGGAAGAAGGAAACCACCTATTACTGGGAGCATTACAAGGACCTCAAAAAGCCTGGGACCTGCACCGTCAATGGCTTCTTCGGTCCAGACAAGGCGGTTGAGATCATCAAGAGCTGCGAAGCTCGCTATCTCAAGGAGATCGACCCAATCTTGGTTGATTGA
- a CDS encoding phytanoyl-CoA dioxygenase family protein: MPSKPGKGLGMPAASAQSSSPPALALPTLLEGDERVLATEALSFPFKDLIRSKRCFLRAAWTLNRQGVVVLRGAASADLVAALNRQVAQILEDASQPERSGIDEIAYLNLPSRRVLKGYNTFVDADRPVINYRVQRPDGRSGSDAGMVDIFHPERLSSAMNDLVQSCLHEPQVRRLVMASCLTPVRVKCRNLYVNRGVQDTRGYHCDGRSLKFKSFVFLSQVGSLDIGPYCYVPSSHRERRSWKRSRAFNEQHGIGTYEFSQLDDTTALPLFASPGDMVISSQRGAHRGHPQHPDASRSVLVNMYQR; this comes from the coding sequence ATGCCAAGCAAGCCCGGTAAGGGTCTGGGCATGCCAGCAGCGTCAGCACAAAGCTCCTCACCTCCGGCTTTGGCCCTGCCAACGCTTCTGGAAGGAGACGAGAGGGTCCTGGCCACCGAAGCCCTGTCCTTCCCCTTCAAGGATCTGATCAGAAGCAAGCGCTGCTTTCTTCGGGCGGCATGGACCCTGAACCGCCAGGGGGTGGTTGTGCTGAGAGGTGCTGCATCAGCGGATCTGGTCGCCGCACTGAACCGTCAGGTCGCCCAGATTCTTGAGGATGCCTCCCAGCCGGAACGCTCAGGGATCGATGAGATCGCCTACCTGAATCTGCCCAGCCGCCGGGTCCTGAAGGGATACAACACCTTCGTGGACGCCGATCGGCCCGTGATCAACTATCGCGTTCAGCGACCGGATGGTCGCAGCGGCAGTGATGCAGGGATGGTCGACATCTTTCATCCCGAACGGCTCTCCTCGGCGATGAACGACCTGGTTCAGTCCTGCCTGCATGAACCACAGGTGCGACGGCTGGTGATGGCCTCCTGTCTCACGCCGGTGCGGGTCAAGTGCCGCAATCTTTACGTCAATCGTGGCGTCCAGGACACCCGCGGGTATCACTGCGACGGCCGCTCCCTGAAGTTCAAGTCGTTTGTGTTTCTCTCCCAGGTCGGCAGTCTCGACATCGGCCCTTATTGCTATGTGCCCAGCTCTCACCGAGAGAGGCGCAGCTGGAAACGCAGCCGTGCATTCAACGAACAACACGGCATTGGAACCTACGAGTTCAGCCAGCTGGATGACACCACGGCCCTACCCCTGTTCGCGTCCCCAGGAGACATGGTGATCTCCTCCCAACGAGGAGCTCACCGGGGCCACCCCCAGCATCCCGATGCCAGCAGAAGCGTGCTGGTGAACATGTACCAGCGCTGA
- a CDS encoding L,D-transpeptidase: MNLGLIGGLAALSLSVIYPAQQPVQAAEVAVRSSPTSSRIVLDLRKRQISVIRGGQRLGPWPVAIGDPKTPTPVGEFSILNKKVNPVYVSNKSGQRKELSGPSSPIGDRYMAFHRNGRGEFGIHGTPWPHWVQIRAAVSLGCVRMLNQHVHKLFDAVDVGTTLEIRG, encoded by the coding sequence ATGAATCTTGGTTTGATCGGTGGTCTCGCGGCGCTCTCCCTGTCCGTGATCTACCCAGCGCAGCAGCCTGTTCAGGCCGCCGAGGTGGCGGTTCGGTCGTCGCCGACGAGCTCCCGCATCGTGCTGGATCTGCGGAAAAGGCAGATCAGTGTGATCCGTGGCGGGCAGCGGCTTGGGCCTTGGCCAGTGGCGATCGGTGATCCCAAGACGCCAACGCCGGTCGGCGAATTCTCGATCCTGAACAAGAAGGTCAATCCTGTTTATGTGTCCAACAAATCAGGTCAGCGCAAGGAGCTGAGCGGTCCATCGAGTCCGATCGGGGATCGCTACATGGCCTTTCACCGCAACGGGCGCGGAGAGTTCGGGATTCATGGGACGCCATGGCCCCACTGGGTTCAGATCCGTGCTGCGGTCAGTCTTGGCTGCGTGCGCATGTTGAATCAGCACGTTCACAAGTTGTTCGATGCCGTGGATGTGGGCACCACGCTTGAGATTCGCGGCTGA
- the hemC gene encoding hydroxymethylbilane synthase yields the protein MPLTHLRIASRRSQLAMVQTNWVKAELEQAHPDLTISVEAMATQGDKILDVALAKIGDKGLFTKELEAQMLVGRADIAVHSLKDLPTNLPEGLMLGCITEREDPADALVVNAKNSDHKLDTLPEGSVVGTSSLRRLAQLRHHYPHLIFKDVRGNVITRLEKLDAGEYDCLILAAAGLGRLGFSDRIHQLIPGDISLHAVGQGALGIECVEDKPDVMEAIRTLEHTPTSQRCLAERAFLRELEGGCQVPIGVNTSFEADDLVLTGMVASLDGKRLIRNQSRGSRTNPEAIGIDLANQLKSQGAGEILQEIFQEMRPEA from the coding sequence ATGCCCCTCACCCATCTGCGGATCGCTTCTCGACGCAGTCAGCTGGCGATGGTGCAGACCAACTGGGTGAAGGCAGAGCTGGAACAAGCCCATCCGGATCTCACCATCAGCGTTGAAGCAATGGCGACCCAGGGAGACAAGATCCTGGATGTGGCCCTGGCCAAGATCGGTGACAAAGGGCTGTTCACCAAAGAACTGGAAGCACAGATGCTGGTCGGGCGGGCTGACATCGCCGTCCACTCCCTCAAGGATCTACCCACCAACCTTCCGGAGGGATTGATGCTTGGGTGCATCACCGAGCGGGAAGACCCTGCCGATGCCCTGGTGGTGAATGCCAAGAACAGCGATCACAAACTCGACACTCTCCCTGAAGGGTCGGTTGTGGGCACAAGCTCCCTGAGGCGACTGGCCCAGCTCCGGCATCACTATCCGCACCTGATCTTCAAAGATGTGCGCGGCAATGTGATCACCCGTCTCGAAAAGCTCGATGCCGGGGAATACGACTGCCTGATCCTCGCCGCCGCCGGTCTTGGACGTCTTGGCTTCTCCGATCGCATCCACCAACTGATTCCCGGCGATATCTCACTCCATGCCGTCGGCCAAGGAGCCCTGGGGATCGAATGCGTCGAAGACAAGCCCGACGTGATGGAGGCCATCAGGACGCTGGAGCACACGCCAACATCCCAGCGCTGCCTGGCGGAACGGGCCTTTCTGCGCGAACTCGAAGGTGGCTGCCAGGTCCCCATCGGCGTTAACACGTCGTTCGAAGCCGACGACCTGGTGCTGACGGGAATGGTGGCGAGCCTGGACGGCAAACGTCTGATCCGCAACCAGAGCCGCGGATCACGGACCAATCCGGAAGCGATCGGCATCGACCTGGCCAACCAGCTGAAAAGTCAGGGCGCCGGTGAGATCCTTCAGGAGATCTTCCAGGAGATGCGGCCTGAGGCCTGA